A genomic segment from Aegilops tauschii subsp. strangulata cultivar AL8/78 chromosome 1, Aet v6.0, whole genome shotgun sequence encodes:
- the LOC109751921 gene encoding outer envelope pore protein 16, chloroplastic: MPSAGLEAGSNKVDVAIDLGNPLLNRTVDGFLKIGAVGACRVVAEDAFDCIHRGDISKRQLEETLKKMCKEGAYWGAVAGVYVGMEYGVERARGDRDWKNALIGGIATGALVSAASNNKGNKIAQDAITGGAIATAVEFINYLT, translated from the exons ATGCCTAGCGCGGGGCTGGAGGCGGGGTCGAACAAGGTGGACGTGGCCATCGACCTCGGGAACCCGCTGCTCAACCGCACCGTCGACGGCTTCCTCAAGATCGGCGCC GTCGGCGCCTGCAGGGTGGTCGCCGAGGACGCCTTCGACTGCATCCACAGGG GGGATATCTCGAAGCGCCAGCTTGAAGAGACG CTGAAGAAAATGTGCAAGGAGGGTGCATATTGGG GTGCTGTTGCTGGGGTGTATGTGGGCATGGAGTATGGAGTGGAAAGGGCCCGTGGTGACCGTGACTGG AAAAATGCGTTGATCGGAGGCATTGCAACCGGCGCCTTGGTCTCTGCTGCGAGCAACAACAAAGGGAACAAGATCGCCCAGGACGCCATCACCGGAGGCGCCATCGCGACCGCCGTCGAGTTCATCAACTACCTCACCTAG